Below is a window of Panthera leo isolate Ple1 chromosome B4, P.leo_Ple1_pat1.1, whole genome shotgun sequence DNA.
acccaacctaaggctcaaactcaggaccccgagatcaggagtcacatgctcttctgactgagccagccaggcacccctattttttgggaaattcttaaaacaacacaaatagaGATAATTTATCAAGGGACATAATATAAGACTCATTAAAATATGCAGaacaatttgaaacaaaaatctgaaaaaaaatacaatcttcaAATCAAACACATTAAATAACCAAGAATAAGATGAGCATGGATTTGTTTTCCAAATCCTAGAATACTAGGAAGAGGTGGCTTAAACCTTAATCCTTGAAAGGAGGTTTAAGGAAAGGTTAAAGATGGCTACACCATATAGTGGAAAGAGCCCGGGGCTTGGGAAAATGATCTGGATCTTGGTTCTAGTTCCTCCTCCAGTGAGTATGAAACCTCTGAAAAGCTGCAGGATGTTTCCAGGCTAGTTTACTGTCTATAAAGAAAGTCCTAGCTCACACAGTCTATGATTACTAGAAACCAAGTCACTTCTAGAAACAAATTAGATGGGatttgagaaatgagaaaaggaggaaaaacaacttAGCTGTACCAATATTTCTAATACGTCTTTTCCTATACTCTAAGAGTGGCTTCTACTACCTTTATGCAAGACCGGTGTAGCAAGAGAGGAACTGCTAATCCAGCACTCAATTCTACTGCTAACTAAGGTAGTaggttttataaaaagaaacaaaatagcagGACCGCCTCCAAGGTTAAACTTTCCCAAGATCATACATGAGATGAACAGGATGCCTGACCTTACTAGCCAAGGAATATCATACTAGAATGCTTTCAGCTCAGTATTCCcatcctcccctgctcccctgacACCGAGCACCATAGAAACATTCAGATAGAATTCCCACAGGTAAAGGATCCTTTTCCAGTGGCTCCGCCAGGGGATATAGAAGTCTTTACAGCCGTCTGAGGGAACTCTTTGGAAATCTGAAGatatatgcagttttttttttagtttatttatttattattttgagagaatgcacgtgcaagtgggggaggggcgggggggggggggagagaatcccaagcaggctctgtactatcattgcgagcatgatgtggggctggaactcacaaaccacgagatcactacctaagccgaagtcagacgcttaactgagagACACCCAGGGGTGCCCCTATGCAAGTTTATATAAAATGGGTATTTATAAGAAACATGCTATTTCCTCTTATCAGTAACGTGAATAAACTTCCATATtggtatacatttatataaaaagcaGAGAATATTTTCCTAGgacaattaaattttttcttaaattggtgtattttcctttttagtcattacactgtctttctcttttttcagccCTCACATACAGCTGCCAAGGTGGAGAGTACCCAGATCTAAGTTATTCCTAAGAGGGAAAAGTGGTTTGTACCACCACCCCAGGAATACTTAATACAATGCCTATACTTACAAAACTGTAACACTAAGGTCCCAAGGACCCAGAAAAGGCATTTAGATCTTTCAGTTTCATTTGCTTCAGTTAAAAGCATCTTGATTTTTGTACCTGAACGTCTGACGGAGAGCACTTTGATAACAATACACAAACACtatgaacaaatggatgaatgacaAGCTggctacagaaaagaaatattttgtgaaagACTTTTGTGTCAGAAGTAGTAGGCACTTTTGAAAAGTAACCCAAAACACATAATAACTAATTCTTCAGAGAGTAATAGATTCTCTTTATTTGCAGTATATTCCCGTCCTAGAAAGGGCGTTTCTGCTCCAGATAAGGGCCAAATGAACAAACGATGTCAATGTGCATCCTCATTACCTGAGACCTATGAAGAAATAGGTCTCCTTTTCCGCAGAGTAGATTTGATCAAAATCACCCACAGCTGTAAGCCCACAGTATAAAATCGCCACATCAAGTCCTCTGTGAACATTTCATCTTAGACAGTAGGTACCAACTACTCACTTAAGGAAAAGTGAAATCACTTTTATCAAGAACACGCGGTCAGAAAAAGAACTGTGATTCTGCTAAACTCACTTAGAAGCCAGCTCAATACAGCTTTCCTCTGATAAGCCCTACAGAtctcttcctttcaaaatgaCCACTCCTCCTTCCATCTCAGGCCTCTAAGGCCTGTTCCGCAACTAACCTGACACCTTTCTAGACTTTGGAACCCCAGGCTCCACCACGCCTCATCCCTACCAGATTTCCACTCTCTTGCGGGCTCTGGTAGCAATTTTTGGAAATTTACACATGCACAaaaatgtccatgaactgataAAGCAAGGCTTGGGGCCTAACCCTGCTCCCCTCAACTCTCATAAGTGTCCTCGCAAATCTCAGATTCCCCAAAACCCGCTCCTTTCGCTTGGAAAGGTTGGCTCTTAACGTTAACCGTTCAGCTTCCACAGCCCCAACTAGTTCTGGTTCCTGTGGCCCTTTCCTGTTTCGCTCTTCGGGTGTTCGGGTTCTCGGCCGCAGCTCACACACTCAACCTGTTTCCTGTCTGTAGGATccctggaggctgggagcaggCCCAgaagaagcccccccccccccccccctccactcccagGGCCTCCGGGATCTAAAAAGGGAAAGGGCCCGGCCTCCCCTAGACTCTCGTTCTTCCACTGTCCACGCCCCAAACTGTCTTTACCTAGGCTCCGCGACCACCTCCGCCACCCTCCGAACATCCCGCGCTGCAGCCcgggctcccccagccccctgcttccGGGCTTCCCCGCCAATTCTGCTTCCGGTGCTCGGCCTTTCCCCGCCCCGAGCCGGTTCCACCGGTCCgctccccggccccggccccgacCCTCCGCGCCACTCGCTCGCGGGCTCTCACCGCTCGAAGAGCAGCCGCACGGAGAATATGCCCGCCGCCACTGGGAATGCCGAGAGGATGTGTCGTGCCCGCGGGTAGCCATAGCCGTCACCCGGCCCCTCAAGGTCGGCCCAGCTCACGTTCTGGGGCAGCCAGAAGCGTTCGCTCCACAGCCAACTCCACAGCAGGCCCAGGGCTCCCGCCGCCGCTGTCGCCATCTTACGCCCGCCCCGCGGCCACCGCCGCCACAGCTTCAGCTGCCGCCACAGCCAACGGAACCCGCGGGGAGGCGGACCCGGGGCGGGGCCGAGCCGGCAGCCACCCCTTCCGGCCCCTTCGGGTCCCCGGCCCGTCTCAGCCCGCCTCCTCCGTGGGGCCGGGCCTCTTCAACGCCCATCTCACCTCCCCGCCCACCCACCTCCCGGACGGCAGACCCCAGGGCCGCCTCTCCTTGggaccccgccccccgccgggcCATGCCCCTCCCATCTCCGCCCCGCCTCCACCTGCCCCGCAGGCCCTCAATTCTGGCCCCGCCCATTTTTCTGTGAGTTTCAgccacgctttctctctctctctctctctctctctctctctctctctctctctctctctctctctctctctctctctctctctctctctgtctctctctctgtctctctctctctctctctcctctctctcctctctctctttccccctctctctctccctctctctctctctctctctccctctctctctctctctctctctctctctccctctccctccctctctctctccctctctctctctctctctctctctctctgccagccaCGGCCACACCCCTTATTTCAGGCCTAGCTCCCTTAAGGGGACACTCCTCTTTCTCAGCCCAGCAGTCTCAAAGGCTGTTCCCGCTGCCAGGCAGTCCAGACCTGCGTCTCTGCTCCTAGCAGAGCAGGCTTTCATTGGGGTCTACCTCGCCATCTCGGATGGTTCCGCCTAACCGCTCCTCCTTCCACCTCTAGCGTTTTTTGTTCCTAACCTTTTCCTTCCTTCGAGTCCTTTCATGATCTCAATTCCCTTTCACTGTTTTATCCCCTAAAATGAACTTttcaaaatccttttatttttctcatgggtaaaaggaaatgggaaaatagCCAAAGGATATCATACAAAGAAaagtacaaaggaaaaagaaaaatgatagcgAATATTTAATGAGGCTTACCAAGTGCCAGGTACTGCACTGAACATTTTACACCAGGTATTTAACTCCCATCattctatgaagtaggtattgttttatttactattttatggATGGGTAAACTGAGGTCCATAGAGATCAAACAGCTTGCCCAAAGTTATATAGGATCGTGGTAGAGCAGGGCTTCTGAGCTAGAAAGTCTTTAGACTCTGAAACACTGAGCCCTTATAAACCTCCTTAATTTTAGGTTTGCACAGTAAACATTTAATTCTTTTGTGGATCTACACAAAAAAGAAGGGGAGCCACAGACAAACCTTCAGAAAGCTAAATTCAAAATGTCCCTCAACTGCCTGAGATTCCTGACCTCTGGTTGCTGTCTGTTCAAACCTGGCTACAAGGTTAATTACCACAGGCTAACTAGAATGAtctgaaaaaagattaaaagaaattaatctctACCTCTTGTTCAAGGACAGATAAAGTAACTTTATAACTAGTAAGGTATGCCTACACCAGAAGTTAGAGTTTCAAGGGGacaggaaacaggagaaaaaagtGTGCCATCCTAAGTAGACTAGGTTTGCTTTAGCTCAAAGGTTCTCAAATTTAGGGTACCACAGCCCAGATATTAGCTTGTCCCATCTCCCACATGGAGAGTTTGCTAAAAGGTTTCTTTTAGCAaagagattctgattctgattcaggaggtgaGTCTGAGTGGGGCCTATGAGtttgcatttctcatttttaacaaaCTCATAGGCAATGCCACTGCAGCTGGTCTGAGAACCACTACATGGTGCCATGTTTGTCCAAACCCAGCAATAGCTTAGTGGTAACGACCACCCTATATTCAAggtgtattttattgtattgtattgtattgtattgtattgtattgtattgtattgtattgtattgtatagtagtaatgtttacttaattttgagagagggagggagtataagcagggtagaggcagagagagagagagaggatctgaaacaggctctgtgctgacagcagagagcctgatgaggggcacAAACCCATAAagcgtgaaatcatgacctgatgcttaaccaactgaaccacccaggcaccacaagggTGAACAAGAAGTGAACTCTCCCTGATTCCTGGGAATTCAAATCAGAGCCCCAGAGGACAAAGAATTTGGCATGCGGGCACAAGCACACAGTGATCTTGGTCTCAAGGTCtatcccccccccaaaacacatttGTACCATTTCTCGACATCTTGAGTGTgagaaaatatatacttaagGAAATGTGTAATGAATGTAAACTTTCTGCCACTTTCACTTTGTCCAGGAGTGATTCAACCAGCAAGCTGGTAGAACTAAGTTGGTCCTGTAGTAGTCATGAAGAGTCTCCTTAACCATCTCAGGTTACAAGCTGGCCCCTTTTCTTGCTTCACCAACAGGACCTGTTGCCACCACTGACCTACCAAGCCCAAACAAGTTGCCTTCATTCAGAAAGCTGAGAGAAACACTTTGGCTGtaggttcttttgttttctaagaatGTTTAGTGTTACCTGGTCATTCTCTTGATAAGAACCACCTTTTATTATATTGATATGGAGCTAGTCCTTGTTTCTACTCTCTGTCCCTATATCTGTCTTAGTCTTTGAATggcaaagaaaacatttcttctaaGGTTAATCTCAGTCCCTGCATACCTGATATATGGTGACATACTCAACTGATATCCATAAATACTGGCCATAGGTACTCAGACTTTTTTGTATAAAATCAGtaggctcggggcgcctgggtggctcagtcggttaagcgtccgacttcggctcaggtcatgatctcacagtccgtgggttcgagccccgcgtcgggctctgtgctgacagctcagagcctggagcctgtttcagattctgtgtctccttctctctgtgaccctcccccgttcatgctctgtctctctctgtctcaaaaataaataaacgttaaaataaataaataaataaataaataaataaataaataaataaataaaataaaatcagtaggcTCAGTGAGTACCATGTGGATGGGTTGGAGCAGCAGAGTCATACAGTAAAGGCAGCTAAACTCAAGCCAGGATTCGATAGTTTATGAATGTCATCAGGAGCTTCTGGATTAACTGTTCAGTGAACAGGACTTTCTAAAGGACTTCAGCCTGTGATGGGGCCAAGAGCAGAAAGTAGTACCCTACCATCCATTTGGAAGACCAGGCAAGACCCTGGAACATGTAACAGATGACTCAAAAAGTGTGTTTATCTCCAAGGAAATCCACACTCCCACACTtccattaacaacaacaacaacaaaaagtgttTTAACTATTGGGGCAGTTGCCTCTACAGGCAAGGAAATCAAACAACCAACTATGCCTCTGCCCAGGGTGGAAAACATCCATTTTCAAGCAGAGACATTTGGAAATTCCCTTTAGCATGTTAGGCATAATTGCAAGGTGAATTATTAAATGTTGAGtacaattaacaataaaaaaccaCCACCAGAGTTTGAATTGTTAAAACACACAGCTCATTTGGAATGTACACACTAAGTTTCTTGCCAAGTTGCTctcaatttttcagaaaaatttgtCCTCTTTTAGGAAAGATCAAAGCCCAAGATCGACCCAATGCCACCACCTAGTGGGGAGATATATTCATAACACCTCTCTTCACTTAAAATGCATCAGACCCATGTGCCTTTCTTCCCAGACTGCTAAAGTAAAAGGTCTTGAGACACTgtcataatgtaaaataataatggaaaaggaACATTGAAAAGTTCAGATGTAAATTAAAAGctttattgaataaaaatgtttcagacTAAGCAAGACTATAAGAAAGCAGAATATTTTACATCTCTAAAAAATATTAGAGCTAAATCTCTAAAAATGCAGGACAAAGAAAAGCCTATGGCTTAAAACATCTCTCTCCCCACATACAATTTGGAATATCGATTATGTACAACAAGTGTACTCAAGTTTATGTTCCAAAGCCTTAACTACTAgaaaaccaccccccccccacacacacacaaaggcctGTAATTGGTTTAATTGCACCCTGGGAATACTGTCTGCcataaaaatcaatacatttcAGAGCTggtatgtatttaaaaaactagTGTCCCAGAAAGGGGATATCAGAAGTGGAATATAGGGTCTGGGGGTCTGAGCTCAAGTGGCTTAAGGcagtttttttctgttattcctTCTTTAAACTCCTCACTTTGCTTTAACATGCAACATGGCAAACAGCAGTACAAAAGATCTTATAAAAATATTGCAGTTTTCAGTATATGATGAGCCCATAGATACCACCAAAGAAGAAAGCAATCATTTGGGGTGTAATCAGACTCATTGGCAAATACCAgagcttatttgagagagagtggatcTCTCCAAGCACCAAATGTGCTCAAAAAGTGCCCCAAAAGAACAGTTGTGTTATATCTCAGTAATCCAATTCAGGATGTGGCTTAGAGAATGGGATGCAAAGCAAGAAATTCCCCATGTATATCAGAGTGAGAAAATTaacctaaaaatgttttaaagattacATATTTGATTTCTTAACAGATGAATGCTAAATAAATtggtattcatttaaaaatatacaaactgTGCCCTTTATACTAAAGTGCGTTCAGTCATAATGTTTAGGTCCCTAAACCCCTTCTGTGTGTTCCCTAATTCCATAGTTGAAGTGCGACAATGTGCTACTAATCGTCTATTTTTGTACTGCCTTTTGGGAATACAGTGGAGTCTGAACTATATCAGTTGGCAtacccgcccccccgcccccataagACCTTAAAGCACTTATGTATATCATCATTGCTAAAATAGAGGACTGAAGTAATATTATCTATAGCGTTTAGAATTGGTTCACTTAAGCTGCAGTATGGGATTTTTTTGAAGCAAGAACTCCTCCAGAACTGCTTCCACATAAATGACAGTTCATGCTAAGACACCTGTTTACGGTGCATCACTTTGATAAAGGGCAGTGTCTTGCTAACACTAACACAGATTTAAGGCCCAGCACCGTTGCAGTCTGTCATTCctcatcatcctcatcctcatcgtAGTACcgatttctttttatctgttccTCCACAGACAGCTCTTTGACTACTTCTCCCTCCCAGAATCCCACATCCTGGGATTTCTGATGCTGGGTAGTGAATTCTTTAGGGGAGGTGCTTTCTGCAAAGCTGGACCAATTTGTAGACTTGGGTTCTAGTGGGGACTGCTCTTTGAGGTTTCTATCATTTTCATCTAAGCTTGCACCATTTTCTAGAAGATTCTCACTCCCCATCTCGAAACCATGATCTTCCTTacttctcctccctgcctcccctcctttAGATTCTTTGTTTTGCCTGGTTGTTTTTCCCACACTACCATTCTTTTCGGAGGCACTGGCATTTTCCACTTGTTTCCTTTCTGCTGCCATTCCTCCTATAAACTCCTCACTCTGTTCTGACATGCTCCAGCCTTTCCTTATAGGTGGGGATAGGATTTTGGGGCTCTTGACTGAAGTGGTTCGAAATGAAGCTGCCACAGTGAATGGACGGCTTCTTTCCTTCAGTGAAGAAGATCGTCTTAGCTTCTTCAGATCCAGATCCACATCCTCGGGAGCTTCAGGCTTGCTGATTTCATCCTCAGGAGGCCATTTGGGCTTGGATACTTTGATCCCTTCCTCTAAGGTACTTCCTGAACTACCAAGTTCAGTGGGGGGTGGCCAGGCTATCTTCAacttcttggtttcagctggCTTGTCTTCTTTCTCTGGCTGAGAGGATGCCTTGGCTTCCATACTTGCTGTAAGCACACCCACCTTAGCAATGGGGGCATCTTCGACCCCTGGGCTCTGAGGGGTCTCCCCTGCAATTGGAAGCTGGGCTGGTCTCTCCAAAGtcccttcattttcatttttgcttgccCACAGATCCTTGTGTGGTCTGTGTCCAAAGCCTTCGTCATAGTTGCCTTTAGCTTTAAAGAGTTGATTGAAGTGAGGCTTACAGTAGATTCTCCCATGTAAAGATGCATATGTTCCTAGActgttgttaaaagaaaaagagcataaAGTTGAGGTATCTATATACTCTTACTTATACTAGCAGGCTGAAATTTGGCAACTTCAGTATTTTCAGAAGTTGCTACGTgagaaaaatacctttaaaagcaCATCAATCACCTAGGATTCTTTACCCCCTCCCTTTCAAGCACGTTTGTTTTATTACCCTTATAAAAAACATGCTCACTTCTAGGCCTAAAGCTTCACAAGACATTCATGTGGTACATCTtcctattttcaaatgatttcactcCCCTCTgtcaaaactgttaaaaaaaaaaaaatttcttccaagAAGTCTTCCCTAGGCTATCCCACCTATCTCTGACCACTCATATATTTCCTAAGCATTTATAACCTTTCACTACTTATaatgatattttcctttgtaCAAAGCTGAATCATTTTCCTCCTCGTTTCCCATTTgtgttataatttaaaaacacatatctACAGGAGTAGGTATAATGCTTTGCAAATGGATTGCACTCACAAGACACTAGTGAATGAATGTGGTTAATAGGAGCACAGTAGCTGGGAAGTAAATCTACTCTAATGTCAGTGCTGGACAGGCCTTTAGGAGAGTTGGTGTCTCTTGCAGGGTAACACAGTTCGAAGGGGGTATGAAAACAACAGCATTTCCACAGAAGAGATACAAAAATTCAGAAGCTTAGAAAAATatgctttggagaaaaaaagtaataccGTGGGCAGAAAAAGAACCAAGGAGCGGAAGTTACAGAGGAACGTTTTGGCTCAACAGAAGGAAAAGTTGTTGGGCTGGAGCTACCCCCACACTGGAACAAGGCAGTGGGGTATCGACCCCTGTGGAAGTGCCACACAGACGCCAGCACGTCTTTCAagagtattttcatttatttttgagagactgagtgaggggcacaaagagagggagagagagagaatcccaagcagactctgtgatgtcagcacagagcccgatgcagggctggaacccatgaactgtgagatcatgacccaagccaaaatcaagagctggacacccagctgactgagccaccctggtgcccctcaagAGTATTTTAGAAGGAATGCTTGCTCTgaaaggaaagctggaggaaGTGACATCCTGGTTACTTTCTTCTCTAAAACTCTATgattaaaatgagttaatatggAATATGTCCCCAAATGGCCACATTTATATCCATACTTTGAGTTACTTGGAAGAAATGATACATAATTATTTTGTCACACATAAAAAGAAGCAATATACAGAATATGTGCTCTTCAGTGCCCATTATCATTGCTATTATTACCATTTATACAGTGTTTGGGACATTTTCAAGTAAGGGCTGAAACaactatactctttttttttttttttaatttatttattttgagagaggcagagagagtgcaagtgggagaggggcacagagggagaatctcaaccaggctctgcggtgtcattgcagagcccgatgtaggactcgaactcacgaaaccgtagatcaagacctgagccgaaatctagagttatatgctcaactgactgagccacccaggcacccctaaactctTAAGATTTCTTAgctttaaaggggcgcctgggtggctcagtcagttgagcatccgactcttggtttcgactcaagtcatgatctcacggttcgtgggttcaagccgcacatcaggctctgtgctgacagtgtgaagcctgcctggaattctctctccctctctctgcccctcccaagctctctctctctctctctctcaaataaataaatcaacttaaaaaaaaaaaaagattctgtgagACCAAAGGAAAATATTCTACTAAATTAAGTCACAGGGGGGTTTTACCTGCCACCCATTAAGATTTAAGCtccatgtaaattaaaatatcaatgtaCTAAGATGTTCCAAACACCACTATCATTTGATATGAAATACTTGTCACTAAATgatactttttatgtttttcaagggCTTTCAACAGCGTGCTCTTGGTATAACAGCTTTTAGCACCAGTGCTCTAAAAGCCAAACATGCCCTCCGGAGGTCCAACTGTACAGAGATAGCTGGTTTGGTTGGCTTACCTAAGTTTGTTGTTGCAATAGGAGCACCGGAAGCAACTGATGTGAAACACCTGCTGGTTGGCTAAGAGACGCTCCATCGGGTAGACTGTCTTCTGACATTCCACACAAGTCTCTCTTGCAGGTGCCTGAAACttctaggaaaaggaaaaggacagcTTTAACAAGCACCGGCCAAGATGAGTTAGTGCTCTGCTGAGAGGCACCCTGCTTTTACTTTGTTAGCTAAAGGCTCCCTTACCTGTCAATTCTCACAGGAACACTAAGCCTGTTATGATTCTCTTAAAGAGTTCTCTTTAAGGCCAGGAAGCACTCCTGAATTCCTTTCCCCAACTGCCTGGCTGCCCCAAGTGTAGCTGCCACCAAGGACAGGTGGAGCTAGGGCTGGACTGCAGAGAGAGGCTTAGACAAgccaccacatacacacaaaagcacataaaaaatgtttccacagACAGGAAACTAGGAGAAAATGTCATCACACACAGAAGTTTATTTGATTCAAGTGCCTGGTAAAAGCAGGACAGACTTTTGTAAGATTCTGAAGGGGATAAATTTAAAGGAGAGGAAGAGCATTTAACTTTGGGGATGAGGAAAAGACAATTTTATAAAGTATCTTTTAGTCCCCTCTGCTTATACTCTTAATTTGGCATATTATTTTACCCACTAGGCATAATATTTTGAAGTAAGTCAAAGCTGACAGataaatgtaataattttaaagagaCAAACTATTTTATTAGGACACCCAGAAGACAGCACAGCCCAACAAAGCTAGAATCTTCTCAGAAACCAATGgagaagggcgcctggctggctcagtatgGAGAActtgccactcttgatctcagggttatgagttagagctccacgctgggcatggagcctacttaaaaacaaaaacaaaacaactcagtGGAGAATAAAACTATTGTAATGGGGAATGAAAGGTCATAATAGACTAGGAATTCATGAACTGCCTATAAAGTGTGGAATAAAAGTGAGGTGAGCACAGGTGTTCTAGCTGGTACTACCAATCCTAAATAACACCAAATAGTTGGTATTCCAGCATTGATGAAAGCCAGAATTACCAAACTGCAAGTTTTTACACAAGAAATGGTAACATGGCCaccaggggtggggggtaagAAGTCTCTAGGTATATGTAAATAACTCTTACCCCAAGAGAAACACCTTATCCAGCAAATGCAGAAGCAGCTTAGGTGGCCAGGAAGCTCTCAGTAGACACCTGGGGAAGGCTTTGCTGCTAAGACCCGGGTGGTGGTAAATAACATAAATTAGTCCCGAGGTCCAGGACCTGAATAGTTAAGATAAGCCTAAAAATAAACCAGGTCATGGGCAAGACAGAATTTTCATTACAAAAACCCGAAAATAgtcccataaaaaaaaatcagactgctGGCTCACTTGCTATATGATTCACCAGGAAGTAAAGCAAAAAATAGGAATAGTTTTCCAAGTAGATTTGAATaggaaacaaaagtagaaaatggACCAAAAAATGGCCATAAAGGGAAAGCTCTATAAAAGGGAGTTTATTAGAGTTTAGTGGTAAACTCCCAAACAGCACCAAGGGATTTAAGAATGAAGGAAGAGAACTGAGTGGAAATG
It encodes the following:
- the LIMA1 gene encoding LIM domain and actin-binding protein 1 isoform X1, with the protein product MESTPFNRRQWTSVSLRVTAKELSLVNKNKSSAIVEIFSKYQKAAEEANMEKRRSNTENLPQHVRRGILTVLKKKWENPALGTESHTDSLQNGSAEVRHGGNHPPGEVARRSASGAEADQEEPVHPRPRLGSPSEALNRYPYPRTQGSEHLKDHSKESKKMENCLGESRHEVGKPEISENTEAANKIEKYNVPLNRLKMMFEKGEPTQTKQILRTQSRSAGGRRISENSYSLDDLEIGPGQLSSSAFNSEKSESRRNLDLPRLSETSIKDRMAKYQAAVSKQSSSTNYTNDLRANGGEIKTHKLEQKENVPPDPEVCISHQVGEKVSATENSLAIRPTPAEDDSPGNFLVKSEVQQPVQPKPLNPDARASSLSESSPPKALKKFQAPARETCVECQKTVYPMERLLANQQVFHISCFRCSYCNNKLSLGTYASLHGRIYCKPHFNQLFKAKGNYDEGFGHRPHKDLWASKNENEGTLERPAQLPIAGETPQSPGVEDAPIAKVGVLTASMEAKASSQPEKEDKPAETKKLKIAWPPPTELGSSGSTLEEGIKVSKPKWPPEDEISKPEAPEDVDLDLKKLRRSSSLKERSRPFTVAASFRTTSVKSPKILSPPIRKGWSMSEQSEEFIGGMAAERKQVENASASEKNGSVGKTTRQNKESKGGEAGRRSKEDHGFEMGSENLLENGASLDENDRNLKEQSPLEPKSTNWSSFAESTSPKEFTTQHQKSQDVGFWEGEVVKELSVEEQIKRNRYYDEDEDDEE